DNA from Lates calcarifer isolate ASB-BC8 linkage group LG14, TLL_Latcal_v3, whole genome shotgun sequence:
TCAAGGATGTGGTCTTCCCTGACATCTGTGACGTTATCCACTACCACGCCCAGCACAAGTTCCCCGTCTACATCGACTATGTTCGCAACCAGATCTACCAGGAGAAGGCCTTCACTGAACTCATGTAAGGAGCAGCAGTCTGTCTTCTCCATCTGAATCAGCTGCTTTCACAGGATTTAGTTTAGTGTTTTCACTCTCAGTATTCTGCGTATAGCAGGAAAGCCCAACACTAGAGAAGACAGTGGTTGTCAGAtagttttctctgcagaaacagcaaaagatgagagaaaaaacacttaAAGTTAAATCAGGTTTTATTCACTACAACCACCTCTACTTCTCCTTTTCTCTATCCCATAAGAACAGAACTATTAAAATGCCATTAATTTGTGCGTATGTGCATATTGTTCGTTTACAGGAAGAACAACGTGCAGTTTGCCGCAGTCATCACTCGTCTCCAGGAGTCGCCTCAGTGTCAGCGGCTGCCCTTTGCGTCCTTCCTGTTGCTGCCCTTTCAGCGAATAACACGCATCAAAATGCTCATTGAGGTGAGCGACAACATGAGACAGCTAGTTAAACCCTGaggctgttagcttagcttagcataaagactggaggcacAGGGAAAAGAGCTAGCTGTGGATCTTTGCCTGACTTTTGTTTGCTAATAGTTACAGCACACAACtcaatttcatttttcagtttgtgtattGTGTAAAAAGACAAGGTAGAgtatttttttaacttcaacCAGAACCAGGCTTTTCTCATGCTTCCAGGGGCGTAGCTTAGCGATTAGCCTTGCTAAACTAGGCTAACCTTACATACCTATATGTTACCTTACATAACATATAGGTATGTAAGGTACAATAATTTTTTGCAATAACTCAAAGAATTCAAACATTAATTATGACAAATGTCAGATAGGtgttgacattttatatccaaaaggtcaaaggtcaacttcactgtgaTGCTGTGTTCTGCAAAACACTTTCCTGGCCATTATTTAACGCCAGTCATGAGGTCAGTGTCATGGAAATGTGATTGGAGCATGACTACAATGCAGCTAGCTTCTGCAACCTTTAAATAGTGTCCAAACAAAATGCCACAGTACATTTTGTAAACACGACCCTGCTAATGAAAAGCAGTAATCTGGGTTCATCACAGGTGTGTTGCCGTGTGGAATGTCCTCATTCCAACATAATCTGCCCCGCTTACACTTGTCACTACCTCTTGACCAAAAGGCAAACACAGGTTGACACACCTCGTCTCAACCTTACGACCTCAGATGGAAAAAATGCGTTCAGTTGATTCTGTTTGTCCATCGCAGAAACGGAAAGTTGTTGTTTGTCGTTGCAGAACATCCTGAAGAGAACAAAGGAGGGGACAAACGAGGAGAAGACCGCCTCTAAGGCTCTGGCTTCTGTGACCAAGGTAAACATCCCTCactcctcaccctctcttctGCCTACAAATCCATATAATGTGACTTCTGAGTGCTTCACATGCCTCTGGAAATCTGATGTCAGCCATTGTCTCAGTCAAGGATTTCCTATTGAACGAGCActgcagtgacagtgagtcatTCATGCCAGTGTGGACAATGGCAGTGTGAGTTTACTCAAACAGGGAGAGTCTGAGGTTTTGAACCTGATCCTCCCAATGAGGCACAGTCCGTTTTATGTAGGGACAGCTGAAGGAAATATGAGTTTTTTAAGTGTTAACTGATGAGGTGGTCATTcatcattttccctctctttctcattcttaTAAATACAAAGATCATTGAAGATTGTAATACTGAGGTCGGAAAGATGAgacaggtggaggagctgaTCAGTGTCTCTAAAACACTGGATTTTGACAAGCTCAAGGTAAAACTCACCTTTGATTTAGATGCTCCttggacttttattttgaaaaagagGTCAAACTTTCTGCCTTTGCTTCTGCCCTCGACAGAACATCCCAATCATCTCTCAGAATCGTTTCCTGGAGAAAAAGGGAGAGCTGCAGGAGATGTCCAAAGGGGGGACTCTCTTCAACATGAGGGCCAAGTTCACGCCCgtccacctcttcctcttcaaCGATCTGCTGGTCATCGCTGCCAAGAAGGGGTGAGGCATTAATTTAGCATCAATGTTTGAAGtgatttcaacattttcagatACTTCTATTAAACTGCTGAATACTTATTACAAGAAACATAAGCAAATTGTTCTTGATTTTGAAGGGTGAGTGCTTTACGTGAAGCAGACCTTGATACAATCCAGTCACATTGCTACCAGAGTGATAGAAATGTtgaagcagctgctggaaaacaaCTGATGAAATGTAAATTATTCTGTAAGCTGAGGTTATTCACCAGCCTTACAGGTGCTCTTTATGTTATGCACTGTactttacattcacatttataAATTCTGGTTTATCATTAACCTCGTGCAGTTGGACATTATATATTGACGCTGTAGAAACGAGACTACAACCAGTTTTCCTGGAAACTCTCCAGCTGTCTCTTTTTACAGGCTGTTATTGTGCCACTTCAACAATGATGAATGTGAATACTCACCGCAAACAGGGAGCGAAATGACTCCCAGCTTCCTCAAATGTAGCAGGAAGTAGTGTTTAAGAATTTAGAAGAAGAGAAGATTTCAAATGTGCCACTGGTGCCACATAGACAGCAGTTTTGTTATCGCTACATGGCCAACAtaagcattaacagctgtttactcaccagtctggAAGCAGTattgcgagttcagcatcaaacttcattcctttactcaccacaGACTCCAGCAGTGGAAACTAATGTTGTTTTAGCTTCATTTTCTTCTATGACAGTTAGCCTGCTAATCAGGTTGCCATGGCCTGGCCTGctcatctcatcactttctgttggtgagtcactgtagtgtccagtctgccctgaagaagtagcactgctcagagggtgtattaaCTCTTGTAACTGTAAATGCATCAACGGCTGAAGCTCcagtgaccatcaccaccattaTCTCTCCTTTTCTTAAACAGTGCAGAGCGTTTTGTGGTTCTCGACCACGCCCACCGCTCTCTGGTGCAGGTGCAGCCAATAGATGAAGGCGGGAGCAGCGGCGGCCCCTACGAGAACTGCTTCAATGTCACCCTGCTGGAGAACCACCAGGGACGCATGATGGAGCGGCTGCTCAAAGCTCCCTCCCAGTGAGTGCTCCTTTTACATACCAACAAAATGACTCACAAATATGAAGCACTAGtcattgttgttttcactgtttctgtcaaCAGGTCAGACATGCACAGGTGGATGGCTGCTTTCCccaaccccaccaaccccgacagACAAGATGACGAAGTGATTTATGAAGACTGGGGTGAGGAAGAACAAACATGCTCAAATAAAGTGATGCATCTATTTTTCCTTCGACACAACAGTGATTTTACAGCCCTAGTTTTTtacagttatgtgtgtgtgtgtgtggttgtcagACTGTCCTCAGGTGCAGTGTGTGGAGCCGTACGTTGCTCAGCAGGCAGACGAACTCACCCTGGAGCCCACTGAAATCATCAACGTCATTCGCAAAACCAACGAGGGTAAGAGCGTGCGGGGAATCCTGGGACAGAGGGAAACCGGCCTCATGAATCTAAAACGATATCAGAGAACACTATCACATTTAGGATAGTTTTCTGTCTATGTTTGGCATTATCATGTTCGTGGCTCTAGACAGACGAAGGCAGTTTAAAATGCGGTACAGGCAGGGCTCCTAATGAAAGAAGTCAAATATACTGACATGGTTTTCTATAATTAACGTGCCCCCTCCCTTGACTCTGCTTGTTCATACACCCTAATCCTCATAACTGCGTCAATCCTCAACCCTCCACCTTAGcagtttattgatttgttttgactttCTTGCATGAACAATACAGAAACCTCCAATCTTCCCCCATTtgttctcctccctccctcctccccttctcctccttctctcctacTTCTTTTCCGCAGGCTGGTATGAAGGGATCCGACTGTCGGACGGTCAGAAGGGCTGGTTCCCCGTAGGAAACGTCATCGAGATCACCAACGAGCACGTGAGGAGGCGAAACCTCCGGGAGCGCTACAGGGTCATGCAGGCTGCCAGCCTGGTCACAAACAGCAAGGTCCGCACCCTTAATTAGGGTCGATGGATCACAGATgtttacatttaatcatttttaaaaggacgataaatggaaaaaaaagactattcAGTGACGTTATTAGTTGCCAGTTTCTACAAACCAGGAAATGAAAGATAAAAGGAGAAGGGTGATATCATGAAACATCATAGCAGAACTTATTTAAACTACTGGAGTGCGTGTCAAGCAGCTGGGAACTTGACGTGGATCATAAAGAAACTATGTGTGGTTTTGCATTCAGTAAGAGACCGGCATCATCCAGCGTTACAGCTGTGGAGTTTACCTCATGTTGTGAGCATGTAGCCCTGCGTTAACGTCTCCTCCTGCACTGCCGTGGAACCAGCAAACTGATATGCTAATCATTCTAGCCATAGCTCATATAGAAATGTCACACCTGCTGAGAGAGATGGGCGTTCCTGTAAATGCCTCTAGTGTCAAAGTCACGACGCAAACATGCACAGCAGCCTGGCGGGTTTCACCAAGGCTGCTTGAGCACAGGATGTGATATAAAATGAAAGACTGCCTGACTGAGAGATTCAACagtgtaaacatttaaaaaggaaTCTCATCAGAAGACAAACCTATAAAGAATCTACTCCATCAGCACATTTGAATCAACACACAGAGCATATCAAGCACAAGAGCTTtgaaaatacatgtaaatgGTGGCTGAGCTTTGTGATGTTTCAGTAGCTTGTTTGCCTGCGTCACTAGCCATTGTGGAATAATACTGTAGCTCCCCCTGCAGCTTGTTGTCGGTGAAGAGTGTGTATTATTTGTGCATAAACtgcaaatgtacagtatgttgtaaATAATGAGTGGGGGGATTCTTTCCTTCAGAACACTAGCAGTGCTTTTAAtaaaaactttgtgttttttttttagctacaGTTTCTAAGTAACAGGCTCAACTGTGGAACATTTTTACTGAACACTGTGCAATACTTAAAGGTAGACATGGAAATACTGTTTTCAAAGTTAAATGTGCaacctaaaaaaaataaagggtTTTGGGGTAAATTTACTTTTTATGAGCAAccactgcaaaaaacaaagagcaaaaactGCTCAACTAGTAGTTTCCATAATGATGAATATGTAGTTACATCCTTTAAATAAACAGCCAGGGAAGAGGAGACTCATCACTGCAGGATATCCAGAGTCCCCATGTCTCCAAGGCTAAGGAGTACATGTACTGCATCTCCCTCCAAGTCTGAGAGTGTCCATTCCCTCACCTGTGCACAATCTCCAGAGGCACCTCTGTCTTCAGCAGACCTCAAATTTGCCCAGCCTGCTCCTCCACCCTCAGTGACACAAGTAAACCTGATGTAGCCAGTGCCATTTTGAGGAGCATTAGTAGCTGTTAATGCGGGTAAAGCCTCAGATTCTTGGCAGGTTTCAGTGCTTATTGGTAAATCCTTATTATACTGATATGGCTGAGGatcaggaagtgttgagttcTGGCGACACTGACTCCAGACTCTGTCCTCCTCCGAGACACTAAAGCCACTCAGGAGAGTGTCGGCTGCTTCAAGTTCCACATCTGACCAACCTCTTCCCTGTTGCGACTGATTCCCCAAACCAGTCTTCATTGGATGTTGCACATCATCACTACAGGACGGCGTGAGAGCTTCCTCAGTGGGAACCAAAGGTTTAGGGTGACTAAAGACCAAGCAGGGGTTCGAGGCTACTTGTGGCTCTACAACACCAGAAACGTCCATTTGTATCTCATCACTTTGTCTGGGCTCCTGGTGGTGCAGTTTCAGGAGGTTAGTGATGGCCTGGTCCTCGTCCTGGGTGAGCTGGAGAATGGCCCGGCTTGGCTGCACTGGTGGGTGGATGGGGTTCAGTCTCCACCTGGTACTGCCAAGGTTTCTAGTGAGGTGTGGCCCGGATCTGAATGGGTCCGGGCAGTTCGGCGGGGCCACACAGGCCGACATAACCGGTGGTGGAGTGTTGAGCTGGAAGCAGTCGAAAACCTGATGAGGAGAGACAAGGGAGGGTGTAAGAgtgtaaacaacaaaaaagaccaCAATGCAAAGGAAGAAATTCTAACCATGAGATGACTTATAGCTACATTAGGCAGAAATACATGGTTAAAAAGATCTAATTTGTATAACACAGTAAATCGATTAGATCTTGGATGAGCTTAGAAGTGATTTATGCTAATATACATGCAAAAAGTCTCGTCTTTCTtgctattaaaaacacacaacctgtCAATGTCTGTATCCCGACCACAATCACATACCAAGGTCAAACTACTTACTTACTGCATACTGTAACAATATTTACATGAACACAAATTCTCATTTTTATAAAGCTCTCGCTCATTTAGATTTTGTTGCTTTCACTAAATAGAAACATCACGTGTCGCCGATGATGTTTAAATTGAAATAGATGTATGTGCTCATGCTTTATGTACGTCCTGACTGTCAAAGCAAACCGCCCCCTCTTTGCCCTTGGGTCTCAGTTTCCCTTCAGCCCCCTGGTTTAGGGTCTTAGCTCTGTCTGACAGGACTGAGCCAATCTTATTAAATGTCCTCGTCTGTCTGATCCCCTCCATAAGCTCCAACCCCCCCCCATTCCAACCTTAACCTCAACCCATGGTACACAGAGACCAGAGGGCTGTGTGAGAACCCTCCTCATCACCTCAACCTGGACTAATTACACTCCAAGAACGTAAATGGATTCTGGATCAAGAGTGATAGTTTAaggttatttattgtttatttgaaGGGTGGAGAACATCTGGGGACTGTATCCCATATCTGTTGGGTTATGAATGACTGTGTATGGGTACCCATGGCAACCAGTTTTTGGATCTAGGTTACTTACCCCCAAATCACTCACTATGTTGGGGATCCTCCTCCCACAGGTCAGGGTGGGGTCAGTGTAGAAGAACTCATTTGGGATGATGGGAAGGACTGAGAGGAAGACATGTAAATGTCACTGAGGCTGCACAGCTGGACGGAGTttgacacaggtgtgtgtgtgtgtgtgtgtgaaactgactCACCTGTTGGATTGCTGAAGTCTATGTGATGGTGTGCGAAGCCTGCGGCCATGTACAGGGGCAGGAAGGAGGGGTGGTGCAGGGTCCTGGTGGAGAAAGAGGGCAGGACCGGCTGCCTGGGTCTCTGCTTGAGGAGAAACATGTTAGTCTGTCAGCTGACTAAACCACCAGCAGCATTTTAGTCTGCTTAGTGGACAACTATTTCCAAAGTAAATTTGAAACTAAAAAAACGAAAGTGGTAGAAAACTCACGGCTAAATGTTCTTCATTGTGGTTCATGGTTGGCTTTATCTTCAATTTTGCAGCTCGAAAAAGCGTCAGAAGTGGCGTCTGCCTCACATGGTGGTGTCAAAAGcaggaaaaagtcaaaaataaacacGACGTGCTAGTCACTACCTGGTGGATAAGAGCAGCGaccagcgccccctgctggttgACTGAACTGACTGAGCCGCGCCAATGAAGCGAACAACCGTGTGGAGTAACCTACCAAACATGAAGTCCGCCTTATGTTGTATACTGCGTCATGTTTTCATGGAGGCCATTGCAAATGGCTTCCTCACTATCCCGAAGTCACCCACAATGGAGCAAACCTCACCAGGTGCCACCAATCACAGCTAATTAAGACGTTTGACttcaaaggaaaaacagaaggtCTAAACACCGTTTAAAGTGAAAATGCCAAATCATACAGTTTATGTCCAGACATTTCACTTTATCCATTTCAGACATGTTTAAAGATAAATatatttgatgtgttttttttttcctataaaAACTACACTGAAAGCCCACAGTCAAGCTC
Protein-coding regions in this window:
- the LOC108880010 gene encoding uncharacterized protein LOC108880010 isoform X1 yields the protein MNHNEEHLARPRQPVLPSFSTRTLHHPSFLPLYMAAGFAHHHIDFSNPTVLPIIPNEFFYTDPTLTCGRRIPNIVSDLGVFDCFQLNTPPPVMSACVAPPNCPDPFRSGPHLTRNLGSTRWRLNPIHPPVQPSRAILQLTQDEDQAITNLLKLHHQEPRQSDEIQMDVSGVVEPQVASNPCLVFSHPKPLVPTEEALTPSCSDDVQHPMKTGLGNQSQQGRGWSDVELEAADTLLSGFSVSEEDRVWSQCRQNSTLPDPQPYQYNKDLPISTETCQESEALPALTATNAPQNGTGYIRFTCVTEGGGAGWANLRSAEDRGASGDCAQVREWTLSDLEGDAVHVLLSLGDMGTLDILQ
- the LOC108880010 gene encoding uncharacterized protein LOC108880010 isoform X2 codes for the protein MNHNEEHLARPRQPVLPSFSTRTLHHPSFLPLYMAAGFAHHHIDFSNPTVLPIIPNEFFYTDPTLTCGRRIPNIVFDCFQLNTPPPVMSACVAPPNCPDPFRSGPHLTRNLGSTRWRLNPIHPPVQPSRAILQLTQDEDQAITNLLKLHHQEPRQSDEIQMDVSGVVEPQVASNPCLVFSHPKPLVPTEEALTPSCSDDVQHPMKTGLGNQSQQGRGWSDVELEAADTLLSGFSVSEEDRVWSQCRQNSTLPDPQPYQYNKDLPISTETCQESEALPALTATNAPQNGTGYIRFTCVTEGGGAGWANLRSAEDRGASGDCAQVREWTLSDLEGDAVHVLLSLGDMGTLDILQ